From the Cervus elaphus chromosome 20, mCerEla1.1, whole genome shotgun sequence genome, one window contains:
- the INKA2 gene encoding PAK4-inhibitor INKA2 isoform X1: MFHERRSTYTHRRAGAVLRGMSMKEVGDGLQDQMNCMMGALQELKLLQVQTALEQLEISGGGPAPGSPESPRTQLEPPQWEGSCSPSNQASLGSTSSAKFPSPRSVCGRELATPPRTPLPEPQTCTQQGPELAEPDDWTSTLMSRGRNRQPLVLGDNVFADLVGNWLDLPELEKGGEKGETGEAGEPRGGRGQPRELGRRFALTANIFRKFLRSVRPDRDRLLKEKPGWVTPTASEPRAGRSQKVKKRNHSKGSGHCPFPAASEPRRGENTSTSCPKALESSPSGFDINTAVWV; encoded by the exons ATGTTTCATGAAAGACGCAGCACTTATACGCACAGAAGAGCTGGGGCAGTTCTGAGAGGG ATGTCCATGAAGGAAGTGGGTGATGGCTTGCAGGATCAGATGAACTGTATGATGGGGGCGCTGCAAGAACTGAAGCTCCTGCAGGTGCAGACGGCCCTGGAGCAGCTGGAGATCTCTGGAGGGGGTCCTGCCCCGGGTTCTCCCGAAAGCCCCCGGACACAGCTCGAGCCCCCTCAGTGGGAGGGGTCTTGCTCCCCCTCCAACCAAGCTTCTCTTGGCAGCACCAGCAGCGCCAAGTTTCCGTCGCCTAGgagtgtgtgtgggagggagCTGGCCACCCCGCCCAGGACACCGCTGCCAGAGCCCCAGACCTGTACCCAGCAGGGGCCAGAGCTGGCGGAACCCGATGACTGGACCTCCACGTTGATGTCCCGGGGCCGGAACCGACAGCCTCTGGTGTTAGGCGACAACGTTTTTGCGGACCTGGTGGGCAACTGGCTGGACTTGCCAGAACTGGAGAAGGGTGGCGAGAAGGGTGAGACAGGGGAGGCGGGAGAGCCCAGAGGAGGGAGGGGCCAGCCTCGGGAGCTGGGCCGCAGGTTCGCCCTGACAGCAAACATCTTCAGGAAGTTCTTACGTAGCGTGAGGCCTGACCGCGACCGGCTGCTGAAGGAGAAGCCAGGCTGGGTGACACCCACGGCCTCTGAGCCCCGAGCTGGACGCTCCCAGAAGGTCAAGAAGCGGAACCATTCCAAGGGGTCTGGACATTGCCCCTTCCCAGCTGCCTCAGAGCCCAGAAGAGGGGAGAACACTTCCACCAGCTGCCCCAAGGCCCTGGAATCCTCACCCTCGGGCTTTGATATTAACACAGCTGTTTGGGTCTGA
- the INKA2 gene encoding PAK4-inhibitor INKA2 isoform X2 yields MDCYLRRLKQELMSMKEVGDGLQDQMNCMMGALQELKLLQVQTALEQLEISGGGPAPGSPESPRTQLEPPQWEGSCSPSNQASLGSTSSAKFPSPRSVCGRELATPPRTPLPEPQTCTQQGPELAEPDDWTSTLMSRGRNRQPLVLGDNVFADLVGNWLDLPELEKGGEKGETGEAGEPRGGRGQPRELGRRFALTANIFRKFLRSVRPDRDRLLKEKPGWVTPTASEPRAGRSQKVKKRNHSKGSGHCPFPAASEPRRGENTSTSCPKALESSPSGFDINTAVWV; encoded by the coding sequence ATGTCCATGAAGGAAGTGGGTGATGGCTTGCAGGATCAGATGAACTGTATGATGGGGGCGCTGCAAGAACTGAAGCTCCTGCAGGTGCAGACGGCCCTGGAGCAGCTGGAGATCTCTGGAGGGGGTCCTGCCCCGGGTTCTCCCGAAAGCCCCCGGACACAGCTCGAGCCCCCTCAGTGGGAGGGGTCTTGCTCCCCCTCCAACCAAGCTTCTCTTGGCAGCACCAGCAGCGCCAAGTTTCCGTCGCCTAGgagtgtgtgtgggagggagCTGGCCACCCCGCCCAGGACACCGCTGCCAGAGCCCCAGACCTGTACCCAGCAGGGGCCAGAGCTGGCGGAACCCGATGACTGGACCTCCACGTTGATGTCCCGGGGCCGGAACCGACAGCCTCTGGTGTTAGGCGACAACGTTTTTGCGGACCTGGTGGGCAACTGGCTGGACTTGCCAGAACTGGAGAAGGGTGGCGAGAAGGGTGAGACAGGGGAGGCGGGAGAGCCCAGAGGAGGGAGGGGCCAGCCTCGGGAGCTGGGCCGCAGGTTCGCCCTGACAGCAAACATCTTCAGGAAGTTCTTACGTAGCGTGAGGCCTGACCGCGACCGGCTGCTGAAGGAGAAGCCAGGCTGGGTGACACCCACGGCCTCTGAGCCCCGAGCTGGACGCTCCCAGAAGGTCAAGAAGCGGAACCATTCCAAGGGGTCTGGACATTGCCCCTTCCCAGCTGCCTCAGAGCCCAGAAGAGGGGAGAACACTTCCACCAGCTGCCCCAAGGCCCTGGAATCCTCACCCTCGGGCTTTGATATTAACACAGCTGTTTGGGTCTGA